A single window of Coffea eugenioides isolate CCC68of chromosome 7, Ceug_1.0, whole genome shotgun sequence DNA harbors:
- the LOC113777165 gene encoding uncharacterized protein LOC113777165, whose amino-acid sequence MEALPTEKEVKSAVFGINRQRRWTRRVFLSILSEFLVRGVHKLFNDGERMFYQSKGLPVPSAFVCSDKASPAKVNLVSLVLGFKRDKLPITYLVALLALGKVRSILFDSILAKVRARVQGWSTKFLSPGGKIILICHVLTSISIFLMQVLAPPKNFLLALGRVLNSFLWDYSLESKRMHWKSWEDLCYPVDEGGPGFKSLSDQVDALSMKLWWRLQERNTFWAELMFEKYISRGHPIEVNGNCGSHTWRRMCSIRDAADQQMFRQLGCGDMDFWMDCWALHAPLINLSIMEDPPQLRVRELWQGDSWNRRGMSLASNVNAARRRRLCCTSSLLQPRKLWGLAIWWKAPFEGRYKLNADASVKNGRASGGGVICDYQGRVVVAFVNELGSMGVLEAEAAALQSGLQICTSRHLQGVDAEVDSRALSSTGFFFCYP is encoded by the exons ATGGAAGCTTTGCCAACGGAGAAAGAGGTGAAGAGCGCTGTGTTTGGTATCAACAGACAACGCCGCTGGACCAGACGGGTTTTCCTCTCTATTCTATCAG AATTCTTGGTGCGAGGGGTTCATAAGCTTTTTAATGATGGTGAAAGGATGTTTTATCAATCTAAAGGTCTGCCTGTTCCG AGCGCCTTTGTTTGCTCCGACAAAGCATCTCCGGCAAAAGTTAATTTGGTCTCTTTAGTATTGGGATTTAAGCGTGATAAGTTGCCTATAACTTATCTCGTGGCGCTGCTAGCACTTGGAAAAGTGAGATCGATTTTGTTTGATAGCATCCTTGCAAAGGTTCGGGCTAGAGTTCAGGGCTGGTCTACAAAATTCTTGTCTCCAGGGGGTAAAATCATCCTCATTTGTCATGTCCTAACatctatttctatttttttgatGCAAGTTCTTGCTCCACCAAAGAATTTTTTACTTGCACTGGGCAGAGTTCTTAATAGCTTTCTGTGGGATTACTccttggagagcaaaagaatgCACTGGAAatcttgggaagatctttgttACCCAGTGGATGAGGGTGGTCCGGGGTTCAAATCACTCTCGGATCAGGTCGATGCCCTCAGCATGAAGTTATGGTGGCGGCTGCAAGAAAGAAATACTTTTTGGGCAGAATTAATGTTCGAAAAATATATTAGCAGGGGTCATCCTATAGAGGTTAATGGGAATTGTGGGTCGCATACGTGGAGACGAATGTGCTCTATCCGAGATGCTGCTGATCAGCAAATGTTCAGGCAGTTAGGTTGTGGGGATATGGATTTTTGGATGGATTGCTGGGCTCTTCATGCCCCGCTTATCAATCTCAGCATCATGGAGGACCCGCCGCAGCTAAGAGTCCGGGAGTTGTGGCAGGGAGATTCTTGGAAT CGAAGAGGGATGTCATTGGCATCAAATGTGAATGCTGCGAGGAGGAGGAGATTGTGCTGCACCTCTTCTTTGCTG CAGCCACGGAAACTTTGGGGGCTAGCAATTTGGTGGAAAGCTCCCTTTGAAGGAAGGTATAAATTGAATGCTGATGCAAGCGTCAAGAATGGGAGAGCATCAGGTGGTGGTGTTATTTGTGATTATCAGGGTAGGGTAGTGGTTGCTTTCGTCAATGAGCTTGGCAGCATGGGAGTTTTGGAGGCTGAGGCAGCTGCTTTACAGTCCGGTTTGCAAATTTGTACTTCTAGACACTTGCAGGGAGTTGATGCCGAGGTTGATTCGCGGGCTCTTTCATCAACTGGTTTCTTCTTCTGCTACCCCTAA